A genomic segment from Desulfallas thermosapovorans DSM 6562 encodes:
- a CDS encoding L-lactate permease codes for METWTQVINPFNNLGISALVSSIPILFLFFALAIVKMKGHVAGLATLVIANLVAIIAFQMPSGLAVYSSIYGAMTGLFPIGWIVITAVFLYQLTVKTGQFEIIKDSIASVTEDRRLQALLIAFSFGAFIEGAAGFGTPVAITAAMLVGLGFNPLYAAGICLIANTAPVAFGGIGIPIVTAGAVSGIDAHVIGQMVGRQLPFLSFFVPFWLVFIMSGWKGVKEVMPAILVSGGSFAIAQWFSASYMGPLLPDIISALVSIICLVLFLRVWKPKNIWRFPEEPPRTMQIKKHTAGEVLKAWSPFIILTIMIADWGVNSVKAILDKVTILIPMTGLDQAIIVGGEPMAVIYKFNWLSAAGTAILLSAIITAFILKIKPAQFLAIFFENLKNLRYALLTIASVLGFAFIANYSGMTPTLGKAFTVTGILFPFMSAFLGWVGVFITGSDTSSNALFGKMQLITAESMDINPVLTVATNSSGGVAAKMISPQSIAVATASCGLVGREAELFRFTFKHSIFFTVIIGIIAFLQAYVLEWMVPAVKMITQEGGQAAANAAGGGVTILALTLLFILLLGLYANKQGRSLDKFNVSRG; via the coding sequence ATGGAAACCTGGACTCAGGTAATTAATCCGTTTAACAATCTCGGTATATCAGCCCTGGTTTCTTCTATACCGATACTTTTTTTATTCTTTGCTTTGGCTATTGTTAAAATGAAAGGTCACGTTGCAGGCCTTGCCACGCTGGTTATTGCAAACCTGGTAGCTATTATAGCTTTCCAGATGCCTTCGGGGTTGGCAGTATATTCTTCGATTTACGGTGCTATGACAGGTCTTTTCCCAATTGGGTGGATCGTTATAACAGCGGTGTTTTTGTATCAGTTGACTGTTAAAACCGGGCAATTTGAAATTATTAAAGATTCTATTGCATCTGTTACGGAAGACCGCAGGTTACAGGCTTTATTGATAGCATTTTCCTTCGGCGCGTTTATTGAAGGGGCGGCCGGTTTTGGTACCCCGGTGGCTATCACCGCAGCCATGCTGGTGGGTCTTGGCTTTAATCCCCTGTATGCCGCCGGTATTTGCTTAATAGCCAATACCGCTCCGGTTGCCTTTGGTGGGATTGGGATACCCATTGTTACCGCAGGTGCGGTTTCCGGCATAGATGCCCACGTAATCGGGCAAATGGTGGGTCGTCAATTACCTTTTCTATCTTTCTTTGTGCCTTTCTGGCTGGTATTTATTATGTCAGGCTGGAAGGGAGTTAAAGAAGTAATGCCGGCCATATTAGTATCCGGCGGTTCGTTTGCGATTGCACAGTGGTTTTCAGCCAGCTATATGGGACCGCTGCTTCCCGATATTATCTCGGCACTTGTCTCCATAATTTGCCTGGTTCTCTTTCTTCGTGTTTGGAAGCCCAAGAACATCTGGCGTTTTCCCGAGGAACCTCCCCGGACCATGCAAATTAAAAAACATACTGCCGGTGAAGTTCTTAAAGCCTGGTCGCCTTTTATCATACTTACCATTATGATTGCCGACTGGGGTGTAAATTCTGTTAAAGCCATTCTGGATAAGGTTACGATATTAATTCCCATGACTGGCCTTGACCAGGCCATTATTGTCGGCGGTGAGCCAATGGCAGTGATTTATAAGTTCAACTGGCTTTCTGCCGCGGGAACAGCTATATTATTATCCGCAATAATAACAGCATTTATCTTAAAAATTAAACCTGCCCAATTTTTGGCTATTTTTTTCGAAAATCTAAAGAATTTGCGTTATGCATTATTAACCATTGCTTCCGTTTTAGGATTTGCTTTTATAGCTAATTATTCCGGTATGACCCCTACACTTGGCAAGGCCTTTACAGTAACAGGCATTCTGTTCCCCTTCATGTCGGCCTTTCTGGGTTGGGTAGGCGTATTCATAACCGGCAGCGATACCTCATCGAATGCCCTTTTTGGCAAAATGCAGCTAATAACAGCGGAATCCATGGATATTAACCCCGTGCTGACAGTTGCTACCAACAGCAGTGGTGGGGTTGCGGCCAAAATGATTTCTCCTCAGAGTATTGCTGTGGCTACTGCTTCCTGCGGTCTGGTGGGGCGTGAAGCCGAATTATTTAGATTTACCTTTAAACACAGTATTTTCTTTACTGTTATAATTGGTATTATTGCTTTTCTGCAGGCGTACGTCTTGGAGTGGATGGTGCCGGCCGTTAAAATGATCACGCAAGAGGGAGGTCAGGCAGCGGCCAATGCTGCCGGCGGTGGTGTAACAATACTTGCTCTGACATTATTGTTTATATTACTGCTTGGTCTCTATGCCAACAAGCAAGGCCGGAGTTTGGACAAGTTTAATGTTTCCCGTGGTTAA
- a CDS encoding alpha-hydroxy-acid oxidizing protein, which produces MDLDTLRAEAKKNLKGYCRVCPVCDGRACSGEVPGMGGVGTGRGFQANLESLNRYKLNMRTLHNVKDPDTSCKIFGLTLDTPVLAAPMTGTPYNMGGKLSEREFIGSIISGCKIAGGLGFSGDGADPEMYNSGVQAIAAEGGWGIPVIKPRGQKEVIERIRRAEEAHAVAVGMDIDGAGLVTMALKGQPVGPKTPAELREIISSTNLPFIVKGIMTVDEAKIAVDAGAKAIVVSNHGGRILDHTPGAAEVLPAIAAEVKGKVTIFADGGVRFGTDVLKLLALGADAVLLGRPLVVGAFGGGSEGVRMIINKITGELKQAMILTGCASVNDVPGDVIYC; this is translated from the coding sequence ATGGATTTAGATACTTTGCGTGCCGAGGCCAAAAAAAACTTAAAAGGATATTGCAGGGTTTGCCCTGTTTGTGACGGGCGCGCCTGTTCGGGAGAAGTGCCGGGTATGGGTGGTGTTGGTACGGGCCGGGGGTTTCAGGCCAACCTGGAATCACTAAACCGTTATAAATTGAATATGCGTACTTTGCATAATGTTAAAGACCCGGATACCAGTTGTAAAATATTTGGTTTAACCCTGGATACTCCTGTGCTGGCTGCTCCCATGACCGGCACCCCTTATAATATGGGGGGCAAGCTGTCAGAACGGGAATTTATCGGATCTATTATATCTGGTTGCAAGATTGCGGGTGGTCTTGGGTTCTCCGGTGACGGGGCCGACCCGGAAATGTATAACTCAGGTGTCCAAGCCATAGCTGCCGAAGGGGGTTGGGGTATTCCCGTAATTAAGCCCCGCGGGCAAAAAGAAGTGATTGAAAGAATTCGCAGGGCTGAAGAAGCTCATGCTGTAGCTGTTGGTATGGATATTGACGGAGCGGGGTTAGTGACGATGGCTCTCAAGGGGCAGCCTGTTGGGCCCAAAACTCCCGCTGAACTGCGCGAAATCATTTCATCAACAAACCTGCCGTTTATAGTTAAAGGAATTATGACTGTTGACGAGGCTAAAATTGCTGTCGATGCGGGAGCAAAGGCCATCGTGGTTTCCAATCATGGTGGGAGAATTCTGGATCATACCCCGGGGGCTGCCGAAGTCCTACCGGCAATTGCGGCCGAGGTTAAGGGTAAAGTTACTATTTTTGCGGACGGGGGAGTGCGCTTTGGTACCGATGTGTTAAAGCTTCTGGCTTTGGGTGCCGACGCGGTGCTGTTGGGCAGACCGCTGGTGGTAGGAGCATTTGGCGGAGGAAGTGAAGGCGTACGTATGATTATCAATAAAATAACCGGTGAATTAAAGCAAGCCATGATTCTTACCGGTTGTGCTTCTGTCAATGATGTTCCGGGTGATGTTATCTATTGTTAA
- a CDS encoding LutC/YkgG family protein: protein MSDKKGMNILYRRFMEQAEAISARVYRVSDPAGAGVQLAAIIKQVGAGKMVAARSELVDKCLDVIDAGGIEICTGDLRMHCEDAGLGLSEVDLAIAETGTLVQDSTSINQRLVSTLPPVHVALVRTERLVEYFGDAMDVLNSRRTNLPGYISFISGPSRTADIERVLTIGVHGPEQLHIIFVDEAGDESGD from the coding sequence GTGTCAGATAAAAAAGGAATGAATATATTGTACCGGCGGTTTATGGAACAAGCGGAAGCAATCTCCGCCCGGGTATACCGGGTTTCCGACCCTGCAGGGGCAGGAGTTCAGCTGGCAGCAATTATTAAACAAGTGGGGGCCGGTAAAATGGTTGCCGCCAGGTCTGAATTGGTTGACAAATGCCTTGATGTAATTGATGCCGGCGGCATAGAAATTTGTACCGGTGATTTAAGGATGCATTGTGAAGACGCTGGTCTGGGCCTGTCGGAAGTAGACCTGGCCATAGCCGAAACCGGTACCCTGGTGCAGGACAGTACCAGCATAAACCAGCGGCTGGTTTCAACTTTACCCCCTGTGCATGTTGCACTGGTGCGTACAGAACGGCTTGTGGAATATTTTGGTGATGCCATGGATGTTTTAAATTCGCGGCGCACCAACCTGCCCGGATATATTTCATTTATATCCGGGCCAAGCCGCACGGCCGATATTGAACGCGTTTTAACCATTGGAGTGCACGGTCCGGAACAATTACACATCATTTTTGTTGATGAAGCGGGAGATGAATCCGGTGACTAA
- the hcp gene encoding hydroxylamine reductase translates to MFCNQCEQTAKGKGCTAMGVCGKKPEVSALQDLLLHAVKGLSIYACEGRKAGVIDDEVNKFTVEALFSTLTNVDFDPGRFQLLINRCVELREELKEKVAQAGGNTTFSDPSTVFQPAAGISGLVKQGETVGMVNDHDADADIQSLQQITVYGIKGIAAYADHAKILGREDDRVYAFIHEGMAALTNKNLSLNDWVGLALKCGEVNLRTMELLDDANTGTYGHPVPTEVPLGHKKGKCILISGHDLKDLEELLKQTEGKGIYVYTHGEMLPAHGYPELKKYDHFYGHFGTAWQNQKKEFAEFPGAILMTTNCIQEPQKSYAGNIFTTGLVGWPGVKHVKNGDFGPVIEKALEMPGFPSDENLGSVMVGFARNAVMGVADKVIEAVKSGAIKHFFLVAGCDGAKAGRNYYTEFVEKTPKDTVVLTLACGKFRFFDKKLGDIGGIPRLLDVGQCNDAYSAIQIAVALSKAFNCSVNDLPLSLVLSWYEQKAVAILLTLLHLGIKNIRLGPSLPAFITPNVLDVLVKNFDIKPITTPDEDLAAILGNNKDNNKTKPAQSGSGLINFVKRLFC, encoded by the coding sequence ATGTTTTGTAACCAGTGTGAACAAACCGCCAAAGGAAAAGGCTGCACTGCCATGGGTGTCTGCGGCAAGAAACCCGAAGTTTCGGCCCTGCAGGATCTCCTGCTTCATGCCGTTAAGGGATTATCCATTTATGCCTGCGAAGGGCGCAAGGCGGGCGTAATCGATGATGAGGTTAATAAATTTACTGTCGAGGCGTTGTTCTCCACCCTTACCAACGTGGATTTCGACCCGGGGCGCTTCCAATTGTTAATCAACCGTTGTGTCGAGCTCAGGGAAGAATTAAAGGAAAAAGTAGCTCAGGCCGGTGGAAACACCACCTTCTCCGATCCCAGTACCGTCTTTCAGCCTGCCGCCGGTATAAGTGGCCTGGTGAAGCAAGGCGAGACTGTGGGCATGGTGAACGACCATGACGCCGACGCGGATATCCAGTCTCTGCAGCAGATTACCGTATACGGCATCAAGGGTATCGCGGCCTATGCCGACCATGCTAAAATCCTGGGCCGGGAGGATGATAGGGTTTATGCCTTCATTCACGAAGGAATGGCGGCATTAACCAATAAAAACCTTTCCTTGAACGATTGGGTGGGTTTGGCCCTGAAATGCGGCGAGGTCAACCTCAGGACCATGGAACTCCTGGATGACGCCAACACCGGCACCTATGGCCACCCGGTACCCACCGAAGTGCCTCTGGGTCACAAGAAGGGTAAGTGCATCCTCATTTCCGGCCATGATCTTAAAGACCTGGAAGAGTTGCTCAAGCAAACCGAGGGCAAAGGGATTTATGTTTATACTCATGGCGAGATGCTCCCGGCACACGGTTATCCGGAATTGAAAAAATACGATCACTTTTACGGTCACTTCGGCACTGCCTGGCAGAACCAGAAAAAGGAGTTTGCCGAATTCCCGGGCGCCATCCTGATGACCACTAATTGCATCCAGGAACCCCAGAAGTCCTATGCCGGCAACATCTTTACCACCGGCTTGGTAGGGTGGCCCGGCGTTAAGCACGTCAAGAACGGTGACTTTGGCCCGGTGATTGAAAAAGCTTTGGAAATGCCCGGTTTCCCATCTGATGAAAACCTGGGCTCCGTGATGGTGGGCTTTGCCCGCAATGCCGTCATGGGCGTGGCAGATAAGGTAATTGAGGCGGTAAAAAGCGGCGCCATCAAACACTTTTTCCTGGTGGCCGGCTGTGACGGTGCTAAAGCGGGCCGCAACTATTATACCGAGTTTGTGGAAAAGACGCCAAAGGATACCGTTGTTCTTACCCTGGCTTGCGGGAAATTCCGCTTCTTTGACAAAAAACTGGGCGATATCGGCGGCATCCCGCGCTTGTTGGATGTAGGCCAGTGCAACGATGCCTATTCGGCCATCCAGATCGCTGTGGCACTATCCAAGGCCTTCAATTGCAGCGTGAACGATTTGCCACTCTCCCTGGTGCTTTCTTGGTACGAGCAAAAGGCGGTGGCCATCTTGCTCACACTTTTACACCTGGGCATTAAGAATATTCGTTTGGGCCCGAGCCTGCCGGCCTTCATAACGCCCAATGTGCTGGATGTATTGGTCAAGAACTTTGACATCAAGCCCATTACCACCCCCGATGAAGATTTGGCCGCCATCCTGGGCAATAATAAGGACAATAATAAAACTAAGCCTGCCCAATCCGGCTCCGGCTTGATAAATTTTGTGAAAAGGCTTTTCTGTTAA